The Streptomyces sp. NBC_01255 genome window below encodes:
- a CDS encoding MFS transporter: protein MSKIPESPASQAEADPGRWKALVFIALAQLMVVLDATIVNIALPSAQQDLGISDGNRQWVITAYALAFGGLLLFGGRIADLWGRKRTFVVGLIGFAAASALGGAANGEAMMLGARALQGAFGALLAPAALSLLAVTFTDAKERAKAFGIYGAIAGGGGAVGLILGGFLTEYLNWRWTFFVNIPFAIVAAVGAYFVIREPAGGRNRSSLDIPGVILSTLGLVALVYGFTRAESEGWSDAGTIGLFVGSAVLLAVFVFTESRVKSPLLPLRVLTDRNRGGVYLSLGLAVIAMFGLFLFLTYYLQIVKGYSPVMTGFAFLPMIVGMIVGSTQIGTRLMTRVPPRLLMAPGFLTAAAGMLLLTQLEVGTSYAGLILPAQLLLGLGMGTAFMPAMSLATFGVDPRDAGVASAMVNTSQQVGGAIGTALLNTIAASATTAYLADHAAGATTPAAQKLVQLQGMVEGYAAAIWWAVGILVVSATIAFVLINTGKPEMGVVAGSGAGADDEIKVPVIVH from the coding sequence ATGTCCAAAATCCCCGAGAGCCCCGCGAGCCAGGCCGAGGCCGACCCCGGCCGCTGGAAAGCACTCGTCTTCATCGCCCTCGCCCAGCTGATGGTCGTGCTCGACGCGACGATCGTGAACATCGCGCTGCCCTCCGCCCAGCAGGACCTCGGGATCTCGGACGGCAACCGGCAATGGGTCATCACCGCCTACGCCCTCGCCTTCGGCGGTCTCCTCCTCTTCGGCGGCCGCATCGCCGACCTGTGGGGCCGCAAGCGGACCTTCGTCGTCGGACTGATCGGCTTCGCCGCCGCCTCCGCCCTCGGCGGCGCCGCGAACGGCGAGGCCATGATGCTCGGTGCCCGCGCGCTCCAGGGCGCCTTCGGCGCGCTCCTCGCGCCCGCCGCGCTCTCGCTGCTCGCCGTGACTTTCACCGACGCCAAGGAGCGCGCGAAGGCCTTCGGCATCTACGGCGCGATCGCCGGTGGCGGCGGCGCCGTGGGCCTGATCCTCGGCGGTTTCCTCACCGAGTACCTGAACTGGCGCTGGACGTTCTTCGTCAACATCCCGTTCGCGATCGTCGCCGCCGTCGGCGCGTACTTCGTGATCCGTGAGCCCGCGGGCGGCCGCAACCGCTCCTCGCTCGACATCCCCGGCGTGATCCTCTCCACCCTGGGTCTGGTCGCGCTCGTCTACGGCTTCACGCGCGCCGAGTCCGAGGGCTGGAGCGACGCCGGCACGATCGGCCTCTTCGTCGGCTCCGCCGTCCTGCTCGCGGTGTTCGTGTTCACCGAGTCGCGGGTGAAGTCGCCGCTCCTGCCGCTGCGCGTCCTCACCGACCGCAACCGCGGCGGCGTCTACCTGTCGCTGGGTCTCGCCGTCATCGCGATGTTCGGCCTCTTCCTCTTCCTGACGTACTACCTCCAGATCGTGAAGGGCTACTCGCCCGTCATGACGGGCTTCGCGTTCCTGCCCATGATCGTGGGCATGATCGTCGGTTCGACGCAGATCGGTACGCGGCTGATGACCCGGGTCCCGCCGCGGCTGCTCATGGCCCCCGGCTTCCTGACGGCCGCCGCCGGCATGCTGCTCCTGACCCAGCTGGAGGTCGGCACCTCGTACGCCGGTCTGATCCTGCCCGCGCAGCTGCTGCTCGGTCTGGGCATGGGTACGGCGTTCATGCCGGCCATGTCGCTCGCGACGTTCGGCGTGGACCCGCGGGACGCCGGTGTGGCCTCCGCGATGGTCAACACCTCGCAGCAGGTCGGCGGTGCCATCGGTACGGCCCTGCTGAACACGATCGCCGCCTCGGCGACCACCGCCTACCTGGCCGACCACGCGGCCGGCGCGACCACCCCGGCCGCGCAGAAGCTGGTCCAGCTCCAGGGCATGGTCGAGGGTTACGCCGCGGCCATCTGGTGGGCCGTCGGCATCCTGGTCGTCTCGGCCACGATCGCCTTCGTGCTGATCAACACCGGGAAGCCGGAGATGGGGGTCGTCGCCGGGTCCGGAGCGGGCGCGGACGACGAGATCAAGGTGCCCGTCATCGTCCACTGA
- a CDS encoding MarR family winged helix-turn-helix transcriptional regulator: MGPMGDMTEPRWLDDEEQRTWRAYLHATTLLEDHLDRQLQRDAGMPHIYYGLLVQLSQAPRRRLRMTELAKSAKITRSRLSHAIARLEKNGWVTRENCPSDKRGQFARLTDEGMDVLRRTAPGHVAAVRQALFDRLAPEQVEQLGAIMRVMAEGLEPADPDADLPWLR; encoded by the coding sequence ATGGGACCCATGGGAGACATGACCGAACCGCGCTGGCTCGACGACGAGGAACAGCGCACCTGGCGCGCGTACCTGCACGCCACCACGCTCCTGGAGGATCACCTCGACCGCCAGTTGCAGCGGGACGCCGGGATGCCGCACATCTACTACGGGCTGCTCGTCCAGCTCTCCCAGGCGCCCCGCCGACGGCTGCGGATGACCGAACTCGCCAAGAGCGCCAAGATCACCCGCTCCCGTCTCTCCCACGCGATCGCCCGGCTGGAGAAGAACGGCTGGGTGACGCGCGAGAACTGCCCCTCCGACAAGCGCGGCCAGTTCGCGCGGCTCACGGACGAGGGGATGGACGTCCTGCGCCGCACCGCGCCCGGCCATGTGGCGGCCGTACGCCAGGCCCTCTTCGACCGGCTCGCCCCGGAGCAGGTGGAACAGCTCGGCGCGATCATGCGGGTGATGGCCGAGGGCCTCGAACCGGCGGACCCGGACGCGGACCTGCCCTGGCTCCGCTGA
- a CDS encoding helix-turn-helix transcriptional regulator, producing MTDTPVRLLNLLSLLQTPREWPGSELAERLSVSARTIRRDIDRLRDLGYPVEATLGAVGGYRLVAGTAMPPLLLDDEEAVAIAVGLRAGAGHAIEGIEEASVRALAKLEQVLPARLRHRVSTLQNATLPLTRGDGATVAPATLTTLAGTVTGREKLRFGYRAGDGVESKRLVEPYRLVSTGRRWYLVAYDLDREDWRTFRVDRVSDPLATGARFTPRELPAGDAAQLLVRSMSRAQPELELDVSFEAPADFVTARLPSHLVPAATGPTTCRLRTRSADSVEWLALRLALVDAPFTIHGPPALHGYVDELATRLATATRG from the coding sequence ATGACAGATACCCCGGTTCGACTCCTGAATCTGCTGTCGCTCCTCCAGACCCCACGCGAGTGGCCCGGAAGCGAGCTCGCCGAACGGCTCTCGGTCTCCGCCCGCACCATCCGCCGGGACATCGACCGGCTCCGTGACCTCGGCTATCCGGTCGAGGCGACCCTCGGCGCGGTCGGCGGCTACCGTCTCGTCGCCGGTACGGCCATGCCGCCGCTCCTCCTCGACGACGAGGAGGCCGTCGCGATCGCCGTCGGCCTGCGGGCCGGTGCCGGGCACGCCATCGAGGGCATCGAGGAGGCGTCCGTACGGGCCCTGGCGAAGCTGGAGCAGGTCCTGCCCGCGCGGCTCCGCCACCGGGTCTCCACCCTCCAGAACGCGACGCTCCCGCTGACCAGGGGCGACGGCGCCACGGTCGCTCCCGCCACCCTGACGACCCTCGCGGGCACGGTCACGGGGCGCGAGAAGCTGCGCTTCGGCTACCGGGCGGGCGACGGCGTCGAGTCGAAGCGGCTGGTCGAGCCGTACCGGCTGGTCTCGACCGGGCGCCGCTGGTACCTCGTCGCGTACGACCTGGACCGCGAGGACTGGCGGACCTTCCGGGTGGACCGGGTGAGCGACCCGCTCGCGACGGGCGCCCGCTTCACCCCGCGTGAGCTGCCGGCCGGCGACGCGGCGCAGCTCCTGGTCCGCTCCATGTCCCGGGCCCAGCCCGAGCTGGAGCTCGACGTCAGCTTCGAGGCCCCGGCCGACTTCGTGACGGCCAGGCTCCCGTCCCACCTGGTCCCGGCGGCGACGGGCCCGACGACCTGCCGTCTCCGCACCCGCTCCGCCGACTCCGTCGAGTGGCTGGCGCTCCGCCTGGCCCTGGTGGACGCCCCCTTCACGATCCACGGCCCGCCGGCCCTCCACGGCTACGTGGACGAGCTGGCGACCCGCCTGGCGACGGCGACACGGGGGTAG
- a CDS encoding questin oxidase family protein, which produces MSEESGKSGKRHDTTGILDEALERLHTSGPERNGWLSNHAPMAVEALVRNGRSGTVHRWLDHYAHKLEELPPANRPVTADDWRGALGDPARITDWTRFFARELADRPWRPVLAEWWPRLLPGIAAGATHPAIRTGHAVRTLLTTGETAPRRAELAHALGYWAARHQPLPPLAALAVAPSAAAALDAVPPVPEQDGGIRTRLDQLTAFPAWGTAPDPDTAKARLTELVTAATHRYATHGHGEPIMLVHAATAPNAVLRALPALPRDLWVPSLGAAWAAAAAVTAAYTPRDPLPYEKTDLTSEEVFERAAAHGDDHTIKFTDTALDVGDPLALAAAVRSIELNPPVY; this is translated from the coding sequence ATGAGCGAAGAGAGCGGAAAAAGCGGAAAGCGCCACGACACGACCGGAATCCTCGACGAGGCACTCGAACGCCTCCACACCAGCGGCCCCGAGCGCAACGGCTGGCTCAGCAACCACGCCCCGATGGCCGTCGAGGCACTCGTCCGCAACGGCCGGTCCGGGACGGTGCACCGCTGGCTCGACCACTACGCGCACAAGCTGGAGGAGCTCCCGCCCGCGAACCGCCCCGTCACGGCGGACGACTGGCGCGGGGCCCTCGGCGACCCGGCCCGGATCACCGACTGGACGCGCTTCTTCGCGCGGGAGCTGGCGGACCGGCCCTGGCGTCCGGTGCTCGCCGAGTGGTGGCCCCGGCTGCTCCCCGGGATCGCGGCCGGGGCGACGCACCCGGCGATCCGCACCGGCCACGCCGTACGGACGCTCCTGACGACCGGCGAGACGGCGCCGCGCCGCGCCGAGCTGGCGCACGCCCTCGGCTACTGGGCGGCCCGCCACCAGCCGCTGCCGCCGCTCGCCGCGCTGGCCGTGGCGCCGAGCGCGGCGGCCGCCCTGGACGCCGTACCGCCGGTCCCGGAGCAGGACGGCGGGATACGGACCCGGCTCGACCAGCTGACGGCGTTCCCCGCCTGGGGCACTGCTCCGGACCCCGACACGGCCAAGGCCCGGCTCACCGAGCTGGTGACGGCGGCCACCCATCGGTACGCGACGCACGGCCACGGCGAGCCGATCATGCTCGTGCACGCGGCGACGGCACCGAACGCGGTCCTCCGCGCGCTGCCCGCGCTCCCCCGTGACCTGTGGGTACCGAGCCTGGGTGCGGCCTGGGCGGCCGCGGCCGCGGTGACGGCGGCCTACACCCCGAGAGACCCGCTCCCGTACGAGAAGACCGATCTGACCTCCGAGGAGGTCTTCGAGCGGGCGGCGGCCCACGGCGACGACCACACGATCAAGTTCACCGACACGGCGCTCGACGTCGGCGACCCGCTCGCGCTGGCCGCCGCCGTCCGCTCGATCGAGCTGAACCCGCCGGTCTACTAG
- a CDS encoding sigma-70 family RNA polymerase sigma factor, giving the protein MATRAVARRQTSAKSGASRASSVRAVGGDIADRDLVGMYLDEIARTPLLDAAKEVELSQTIEAGVYAQQILDGEIESEAGGAAREELEALVAEGERAKDLFIKSNLRLVVAVARRYPRSGLPLLDLIQEGNAGLVRAVEKFDYAKGFKFSTYATWWIRQAITRSIADQSRTIRLPVHLVEELGRIRRVQREFNREHGREPEPAEIAAELDTKPERVVDVLDWARDPVSLNMGVDDEGETQFGDLLEDTSAISPEQSVLTLLRSEELDDLIAKLDHRTASIIRMRYGIEDGRERTLTEVGKQHGLTRERIRQIEKHALLELKKMAADTGFDAVA; this is encoded by the coding sequence ATGGCAACCCGTGCCGTCGCCCGTCGTCAGACCTCCGCCAAGAGCGGGGCGAGCCGGGCCAGCAGCGTTCGCGCCGTGGGCGGGGACATCGCCGACCGCGACCTGGTCGGCATGTACCTCGACGAGATCGCGCGCACACCCCTGCTCGACGCCGCCAAGGAGGTTGAGCTCTCCCAGACGATCGAGGCGGGCGTGTACGCCCAGCAGATCCTGGACGGAGAGATAGAGAGCGAGGCGGGCGGCGCGGCCCGTGAGGAGCTCGAAGCGCTGGTCGCCGAGGGCGAGCGCGCCAAGGACCTCTTCATCAAGTCCAACCTGCGGCTCGTGGTCGCCGTCGCGCGGCGCTATCCCCGCAGCGGGCTGCCGCTGCTCGACCTGATCCAGGAGGGGAACGCGGGCCTGGTGCGCGCGGTCGAGAAGTTCGACTACGCGAAGGGCTTCAAGTTCTCCACGTACGCGACGTGGTGGATCCGTCAGGCCATCACCCGGTCGATCGCCGACCAGTCCCGGACGATCCGGCTCCCCGTCCACCTGGTGGAGGAGCTCGGCCGGATCCGCCGGGTGCAGCGCGAGTTCAACCGGGAGCACGGCCGGGAGCCGGAGCCGGCCGAGATCGCGGCGGAGCTGGACACCAAGCCGGAGCGGGTCGTCGACGTCCTCGACTGGGCGCGTGACCCGGTCTCTCTGAACATGGGGGTGGACGACGAGGGCGAGACCCAGTTCGGCGACCTCCTGGAGGACACCTCGGCGATCTCGCCCGAGCAGTCGGTGCTCACGCTGCTGCGCAGCGAGGAGCTCGACGACCTCATCGCCAAGCTCGACCACCGCACGGCCTCGATCATCCGTATGCGGTACGGGATCGAGGACGGCCGCGAGCGGACGCTGACGGAGGTCGGCAAGCAGCACGGCCTGACGCGCGAGCGGATCCGCCAGATCGAGAAGCACGCCCTGCTGGAACTGAAGAAGATGGCCGCCGACACCGGCTTCGACGCGGTGGCCTGA
- a CDS encoding TetR/AcrR family transcriptional regulator — protein MTSTPVAGAPDTAPVRRVPRPRADALRNRERIVTAAREMFVEFGPQVPYDEVARRAGVGNATLYRNFPERTDLVREVVLSLMARVTELAESAAEEEADTFAALRRFTHAAADERIGALCPMLDGAFDNDHPDLTVERERLEEAVQGLVERAQRAGRLRSDVGVGDLMVAVSQLTRPLPGTPCANFDQFVHRHLQLFLDGLEAPARSELPGTAATLEDLRRDSCRRS, from the coding sequence GTGACCAGTACCCCCGTGGCCGGCGCCCCGGACACCGCGCCCGTCCGCCGCGTACCCCGCCCGCGCGCAGACGCCCTGCGCAACCGCGAGCGGATCGTGACGGCGGCCCGCGAGATGTTCGTCGAGTTCGGCCCCCAGGTGCCGTACGACGAGGTGGCGCGCCGCGCCGGCGTCGGGAACGCCACGCTCTACCGCAACTTCCCCGAGCGCACCGACCTCGTCCGCGAGGTCGTCCTCTCCCTCATGGCCCGCGTCACCGAGCTCGCCGAGAGCGCCGCCGAGGAGGAGGCCGACACCTTCGCCGCCCTTCGCCGCTTCACCCACGCCGCCGCCGACGAACGCATCGGCGCCCTGTGCCCGATGCTCGACGGGGCCTTCGACAACGACCACCCCGATCTGACCGTCGAGCGCGAGCGCCTGGAGGAGGCCGTCCAGGGCCTCGTCGAGAGGGCGCAGCGCGCCGGCCGGCTCCGCTCCGACGTCGGCGTCGGGGACCTGATGGTGGCGGTCTCGCAGCTGACCCGCCCGCTGCCGGGCACGCCCTGCGCGAACTTCGACCAGTTCGTCCACCGGCACCTGCAGTTGTTCCTCGACGGCCTGGAGGCGCCCGCGCGCTCCGAGCTGCCGGGGACGGCCGCGACCCTGGAGGACCTGAGACGCGACTCCTGCCGGCGGTCGTGA
- a CDS encoding dioxygenase family protein: MDATLERMPALYLSHGAPPLADDPVWPGELAAWSADLPRPKAILMVSAHWEEAPLALGATETVPLVYDFWGFPEHYYRVRYGAPGAPQLAEAVRKLLRGPGTPVQDIPDRGLDHGAYVPLVEMFPGADIPVLQISMPTLDPRRLMDIGRRLAPLRDEGVLIVGSGFFTHNLAALRHTGGGVPGWSAEFDDWGHRALAARDVDALLDFEHKSPAGRLAHPRTEHFAPLFVTMGAADAAGDLDAERSVIDGFWMGLAKRSVQFG; the protein is encoded by the coding sequence ATGGACGCCACGCTGGAACGGATGCCCGCCCTCTACCTGTCCCACGGCGCCCCGCCGCTCGCCGACGACCCCGTCTGGCCCGGCGAGCTCGCCGCCTGGTCCGCCGACCTGCCCCGCCCCAAGGCGATCCTCATGGTCTCCGCCCACTGGGAGGAGGCCCCGCTCGCGCTCGGCGCCACCGAGACCGTGCCCCTCGTCTACGACTTCTGGGGCTTCCCCGAGCACTACTACCGGGTCCGCTACGGGGCTCCCGGCGCCCCGCAGCTCGCCGAGGCCGTCCGCAAGCTGCTCCGTGGACCCGGCACGCCCGTGCAGGACATCCCCGACCGGGGGCTCGACCACGGCGCCTACGTGCCGCTCGTCGAGATGTTCCCGGGCGCCGACATCCCCGTACTCCAGATCTCCATGCCCACCCTCGACCCGCGCCGGCTCATGGACATCGGGCGCAGGCTCGCCCCGCTGCGCGACGAGGGCGTCCTGATCGTCGGCAGCGGCTTCTTCACCCACAACCTCGCCGCCCTCCGCCACACCGGCGGCGGCGTGCCGGGCTGGTCCGCCGAGTTCGACGACTGGGGACACCGCGCCCTGGCGGCCCGGGACGTCGACGCCCTCCTCGACTTCGAGCACAAATCCCCGGCCGGACGCCTCGCGCACCCCCGTACGGAACACTTCGCCCCCCTCTTCGTCACCATGGGCGCGGCGGACGCGGCCGGCGACCTCGACGCCGAGCGGTCCGTCATCGACGGCTTCTGGATGGGGCTCGCCAAGCGGTCCGTCCAGTTCGGCTGA